A portion of the Manis pentadactyla isolate mManPen7 unplaced genomic scaffold, mManPen7.hap1 scaffold_413, whole genome shotgun sequence genome contains these proteins:
- the LOC130682382 gene encoding lysozyme C-like has product MSVFPAHMKALLILGFLLLSVTVHGKVFERCELARTVKRLGLDGFKGVSLANWMCLMKWESNYNTRAINYNRPSKSTDYGIFQINSRYWCEDGKTPRSVNACHIPCSALLKDDITQAVTCAKRVVSEQGIKAWVAWRSHCQNRDVSKYVRNCRV; this is encoded by the exons ATGTCTGTTTTTCCAGCCCACATGAAGGCTCTCCTTATTCTgggctttcttctcctttctgttACTGTCCATGGCAAGGTCTTTGAAAGGTGTGAGTTGGCCAGAACTGTGAAAAGGCTTGGACTGGATGGCTTTAAGGGTGTCAGCCTGGCAAACT GGATGTGTTTGATGAAATGGGAAAGTAACTATAACACACGGGCTATAAACTACAATCGTCCAAGCAAAAGCACCGATTATGGGATATTTCAGATCAACAGCCGCTACTGGTGTGAGGATGGCAAAACCCCAAGATCAGTTAACGCCTGTCACATACCCTGCAGCG CTTTGCTGAAAGATGACATCACTCAAGCCGTCACCTGTGCAAAGAGGGTTGTCAGTGAACAAGGCATTAAAGCCTG GGTGGCGTGGAGAAGTCATTGTCAAAACCGAGATGTCTCCAAGTATGTCCGGAACTGTCGCGTTTAA